From Linepithema humile isolate Giens D197 chromosome 8, Lhum_UNIL_v1.0, whole genome shotgun sequence, one genomic window encodes:
- the stai gene encoding uncharacterized protein stai isoform X2 — MATAAESPVSKESTEIRCQEKSKGGLCYEVILAEPTGPKRAPSPPQPSPTQQTAIEDKLKAAEERRLSIEAHKLASLATKLSKIEEASRKKDELSAAFIAATRESLDAKMNNTEEKREAHIAELKSKLKEHLEGVEKTRLSLEQQTEEVRCAVEEKLKTAAAQRDENIKRMLDRLKEHEEQVARVRQGMSERVQQLESQIQGKLEQARERRESIEREQKEKLRNHNTVKIAKVRQTAARELLVKKFEFDKRVSAAELNRQREIQRRVQAIRRHHERRAEIVRQKKAAQDRLDGNHADEPVLPVENETASSG; from the exons CGACTGAGATCCGATGCCAGGAGAAGTCCAAGGGTGGATTGTGCTACGAGGTGATCTTGGCGGAGCCGACGGGGCCTAAACGCGCACCCTCGCCGCCGCAGCCGAGTCCGACGCAGCAGACCGCGATCGAGGACAAGCTGAAGGCCGCCGAGGAACGCAGGTTATCGATCGAAGCGCACAAGCTCGCGTCCCTCGCCACCAAGCTCAGCAAGATCGAAGAGGCGTCCCGCAAGAAGGACGAGCTTAGCGCGGCCTTCATCGCCGCCACTCGCGAGTCTCTGGACGCTAAGATGAACAATACGGAGGAGAAGCGGGAGGCTCACATCGCCGAGTTGAAGAGCAAGCTGAAGGAGCAC TTGGAGGGTGTTGAGAAAACTCGTCTGAGCCTCGAGCAGCAAACCGAAGAGGTGCGATGCGCCGTTGAGGAGAAACTGAAGACTGCCGCGGCTCAGcgtgatgaaaatattaagagaaTGCTGGATCGTCTCAAGGAACAT GAGGAACAAGTCGCTCGCGTACGCCAAGGAATGTCAGAGCGCGTGCAGCAATTGGAGTCCCAAATTCAGGGCAAGCTGGAACAGGCACGCGAGCGTCGCGAATCTATCGAGCGCGAGCAGAAGGAAAAGCTGCGCAATCAT AACACGGTGAAGATAGCGAAAGTGCGTCAGACGGCGGCGCGAGAGCTCCTGGTGAAAAAGTTCGAGTTCGACAAGAGGGTGTCGGCCGCGGAGCTGAATCGGCAGCGAGAGATCCAACGTCGCGTGCAGGCGATTCGCCGCCACCAT GAGAGGCGCGCCGAGATCGTGAGACAGAAGAAGGCGGCGCAGGACCGTCTGGATGGCAATCACGCGGACGAGCCGGTTCTGCCGGTAGAGAACGAGACCGCCAGCTCCGGCTAA